The Agarilytica rhodophyticola genome has a window encoding:
- the rfbA gene encoding glucose-1-phosphate thymidylyltransferase RfbA: MTTLRKGIILAGGSGTRLYPLTMVVSKQLMPVYDKPMIYYPLATLMQAGISEILIISTPEELPRFEKLLGDGSHWGINLSYAIQPKPEGLAQAFIIGKEFIGQDSVALVLGDNLFYGHDLVKSLRQANDQEIGGTVFGYHVANPRAYGVVEFDDSGKAVSIEEKPEQPKSNYAVPGLYFFDQEVVKIAEQVKPSPRGELEITDVIDAYLQKGQLQVEVMGRGTAWLDTGTHDSLLDAAQFISTIEKRQGLKVNCPEEVAYRAGFIDGTKLKDLAEPLRKSGYGEYLLRLLDNKVF; the protein is encoded by the coding sequence GTGACGACTTTGAGAAAAGGTATTATTTTAGCCGGTGGCAGTGGCACTAGACTCTATCCTCTTACAATGGTTGTTAGTAAGCAACTCATGCCCGTTTACGATAAACCTATGATTTACTACCCTCTTGCTACTCTGATGCAAGCGGGTATTAGTGAGATATTAATTATTAGTACGCCGGAAGAATTGCCCCGTTTTGAAAAGCTCTTGGGCGATGGCAGCCATTGGGGGATTAATCTGTCCTACGCGATACAGCCCAAACCAGAAGGTCTAGCCCAAGCTTTTATTATTGGTAAAGAGTTTATTGGCCAAGATTCCGTTGCCCTTGTACTGGGTGACAACTTATTTTATGGTCATGATTTAGTCAAGTCCTTGCGTCAAGCCAATGATCAGGAAATAGGTGGCACGGTATTTGGTTATCATGTTGCTAACCCTCGTGCTTACGGTGTTGTTGAGTTCGATGATTCAGGGAAAGCGGTTTCAATTGAAGAAAAGCCTGAGCAGCCAAAATCAAATTATGCTGTTCCGGGTCTCTATTTTTTCGACCAAGAAGTAGTAAAAATCGCAGAACAAGTGAAGCCATCGCCAAGGGGAGAACTTGAGATTACAGATGTGATCGATGCCTATTTGCAAAAAGGACAATTGCAAGTAGAAGTAATGGGGCGAGGCACAGCTTGGCTCGATACAGGCACACATGACAGTCTTCTCGATGCTGCGCAATTTATTTCTACTATAGAAAAGAGGCAGGGCTTGAAGGTAAATTGCCCAGAAGAAGTGGCTTACCGTGCAGGTTTTATCGACGGTACAAAGCTTAAAGATTTAGCTGAACCTCTGCGTAAGAGTGGTTATGGCGAGTATTTATTAAGGTTATTAGATAATAAGGTATTTTGA
- a CDS encoding Gfo/Idh/MocA family protein translates to MTTTYIALIGCGFVADYYMATIDAYPELEISGVYDKNPKRLKAFSEYYKLNTYSSIEDLLSDKKISIVLNLTDPRSHYTISKQCLQAGKHVYSEKPLAMNFEDAEDLVKLAKETNLHISSAPCSVLGKSAKTLAHAVRNKMCGDIKLVYAELDDGMVHKMAYKKWFSESGAPWPYRDEFEVGCTLEHAGYYLAWLMVMFGPVRSVTAFSDCVVPEKIGDEEPLQPFDTADISFGLLKFESGVVARLSTTIVAPHDHSIRIFCDNGVIYMDECWDNDDEVYLKKMVRIRRKTFLSPIKKKVKLPNEVKVNKVDRGNTKMDFLLGVQDLATAINTGKRNQLSADFSLHVNEVALALQYAGTQSSTYITKSRF, encoded by the coding sequence ATGACAACAACATATATTGCACTTATTGGCTGCGGCTTTGTTGCCGACTATTACATGGCAACTATCGATGCTTATCCAGAATTGGAAATTAGCGGTGTATACGATAAAAACCCAAAGCGTCTCAAAGCGTTTAGTGAATACTATAAACTCAATACCTACTCTTCAATTGAAGATTTACTGTCAGATAAAAAAATCTCCATCGTTCTTAATTTAACTGACCCTCGTTCTCACTACACTATTTCTAAACAGTGTTTACAAGCAGGCAAACATGTCTATAGCGAAAAGCCTCTGGCGATGAATTTTGAAGACGCAGAAGATCTTGTAAAATTAGCCAAAGAAACAAACTTACATATATCCTCAGCTCCGTGTAGCGTGCTTGGAAAATCAGCAAAAACGCTGGCTCATGCAGTGAGGAACAAGATGTGTGGAGACATCAAGCTTGTCTATGCAGAGCTTGACGACGGTATGGTTCACAAAATGGCCTACAAAAAGTGGTTTAGCGAATCTGGTGCGCCCTGGCCTTATAGAGATGAATTTGAAGTAGGCTGTACACTTGAGCACGCGGGCTACTATTTAGCTTGGCTAATGGTAATGTTCGGACCGGTAAGAAGTGTCACTGCGTTTTCTGACTGTGTTGTACCTGAAAAAATAGGTGATGAAGAGCCACTGCAACCTTTTGATACCGCAGACATTTCCTTTGGTTTATTAAAATTTGAGAGTGGTGTTGTCGCTCGTCTAAGTACGACTATTGTTGCTCCTCATGACCATTCTATCCGAATTTTTTGTGACAATGGTGTTATTTACATGGACGAATGCTGGGATAACGACGATGAGGTATATCTTAAAAAAATGGTGAGAATTCGTCGTAAGACATTTTTATCTCCTATTAAAAAGAAAGTGAAGCTACCAAATGAAGTTAAAGTCAATAAGGTAGATCGCGGAAACACCAAAATGGATTTTTTGCTAGGCGTGCAAGACTTAGCAACCGCAATAAATACAGGAAAACGAAACCAATTAAGTGCAGATTTTTCATTACATGTGAATGAAGTTGCGTTGGCTCTACAGTATGCAGGTACTCAGAGTAGCACTTATATTACGAAGAGCCGTTTTTAA
- a CDS encoding glycosyltransferase has protein sequence MRIAYFTNTYPRATDTFIRREVIGLRKRGFDVVTYSVRKTGSDHDVDEEVITEKRNTKYILPFNILALLILNFKTLIADPKNYLRTFILAYKTVRPGIKGHFLQLVYFLEAVSLSKLLIEDRVEHLHNHLGDNSGTVTLLAAKLADIPYSISIHGPHIFFDGLHWALDKKTEHAKFISCIGHFCTSQMMLYSDKEYWSKFKIIRCGVDLNRFDYQEPKGIAKKMVYVGRLSAEKGVPILFDSIAKLKEQNYDVQLTLLGDGEDRDFLEKLAHDMNINDHVIFGGFVDQKTIATTLRESDIFVLPSFAEGIPVALMEAMAIGIPVIATYVGGVTELVIDQNTGQVVSASDSEGLAQAIARYIDQPEWCKTISKNAREKVATEFNIEDQVDKLAQLFSTEKN, from the coding sequence GTGCGTATCGCTTATTTCACTAATACCTACCCACGAGCAACCGATACATTTATCCGCAGAGAAGTTATCGGCCTACGCAAACGCGGGTTCGATGTTGTGACCTATTCTGTGCGAAAGACGGGCAGTGATCACGATGTAGATGAGGAAGTTATTACTGAAAAAAGAAACACAAAATATATTCTTCCATTCAATATTTTAGCTCTTTTGATTCTTAATTTTAAAACGTTAATTGCAGACCCTAAAAATTATTTACGTACATTTATTCTCGCATATAAAACTGTTCGCCCGGGGATCAAAGGCCACTTCTTGCAGCTGGTATATTTTCTTGAAGCTGTGTCATTATCGAAGTTATTGATCGAGGATAGAGTTGAACATCTACACAATCATCTGGGAGACAACAGTGGAACAGTCACTCTGCTAGCAGCTAAGTTAGCCGATATTCCATACAGTATCAGCATTCATGGACCACATATCTTTTTCGATGGTCTACACTGGGCCTTAGATAAAAAAACAGAACATGCTAAGTTTATTTCATGTATCGGGCATTTTTGCACAAGTCAAATGATGCTGTATTCAGATAAAGAGTATTGGTCCAAATTTAAAATTATTCGATGCGGTGTGGATTTAAATCGATTTGATTATCAAGAACCTAAAGGCATAGCCAAAAAAATGGTGTATGTCGGTAGGCTATCCGCTGAAAAAGGCGTTCCTATTTTATTTGATAGTATCGCTAAGTTAAAAGAGCAGAATTACGATGTGCAATTAACATTGCTCGGTGATGGTGAAGATAGAGATTTTCTCGAGAAACTTGCACATGATATGAATATAAATGATCATGTTATTTTTGGCGGCTTCGTTGATCAAAAAACTATCGCCACTACTTTGAGAGAAAGTGATATTTTTGTTTTACCAAGTTTTGCAGAAGGTATTCCTGTTGCACTGATGGAGGCGATGGCTATCGGAATTCCAGTGATAGCAACCTATGTTGGTGGAGTTACAGAATTAGTGATTGATCAAAATACCGGCCAAGTTGTATCAGCCTCTGACTCTGAAGGTCTGGCGCAAGCAATAGCGCGATATATAGATCAACCCGAATGGTGTAAAACTATATCAAAAAATGCTAGAGAAAAGGTTGCTACTGAATTTAATATTGAAGATCAGGTAGATAAATTGGCACAATTATTTTCTACTGAAAAAAATTAA
- a CDS encoding glycosyltransferase: MDQQSESSNNTGFVVIGRNEGERLKSGLNAIQKLCASSAIVYVDSGSSDDSVAFARSIGIEVVELDLSIPFTAARARNAGFNRLYSINPEVQYVQFMDGDCELLPGWIKNATQTLSENKDIAVVSGRRVEKFPDASIYNTLMDIEWNTPVGETLAVLGDMCVKAKVFKEVGGFSENIIAAEDDDVCLRIRRDGYKIFRLDVEMSRHDANIMHLSQWYRRSKRGGHGYANINHIHGNGPDKYFRRELMSVMVWGGCVPLAFLLFLPIQPKLALAILVLYTMFITKTVMRRLKLGDSFKVALAYGVLIFTGKIPELMGVFEYWKNRLLSRKHQLIEYK; encoded by the coding sequence ATGGATCAACAATCAGAATCATCGAACAACACAGGTTTTGTCGTTATTGGGCGCAACGAAGGGGAGCGCTTAAAATCAGGATTAAATGCCATACAAAAATTATGCGCGTCATCCGCTATTGTATATGTTGATTCCGGCTCAAGTGACGACAGTGTTGCTTTTGCAAGATCTATCGGTATTGAGGTAGTAGAGCTAGACCTAAGCATACCATTTACCGCTGCGCGCGCGCGTAATGCTGGGTTCAACCGACTTTATTCAATAAATCCGGAAGTACAATATGTACAATTTATGGACGGCGACTGCGAGTTACTTCCAGGCTGGATAAAAAACGCAACACAAACCCTTTCAGAAAATAAAGATATCGCTGTTGTTAGCGGTAGACGTGTTGAAAAATTTCCCGACGCTTCTATTTACAACACTTTAATGGACATAGAATGGAATACTCCTGTAGGGGAAACATTAGCAGTACTAGGAGACATGTGCGTTAAAGCCAAAGTTTTCAAAGAAGTTGGAGGCTTTTCTGAAAACATTATTGCCGCAGAAGATGACGATGTATGTTTAAGAATCCGCCGGGATGGCTATAAAATTTTTCGACTAGATGTAGAAATGAGCCGCCATGACGCAAATATTATGCACTTGTCCCAATGGTATAGGCGTTCAAAGCGTGGTGGACACGGTTACGCCAATATTAACCATATTCACGGCAATGGCCCTGATAAATATTTTCGCCGCGAACTTATGAGCGTGATGGTTTGGGGAGGCTGTGTGCCCTTGGCATTTTTGCTATTTTTGCCTATTCAACCAAAGCTTGCACTCGCTATTCTCGTTCTCTACACAATGTTTATAACAAAGACTGTTATGCGCAGACTAAAACTAGGCGATTCATTCAAAGTAGCACTCGCCTATGGTGTACTTATATTTACAGGCAAAATCCCCGAGCTTATGGGGGTATTTGAGTATTGGAAAAATCGCTTACTCTCTCGCAAGCATCAGTTAATCGAATATAAATAA
- the rfbB gene encoding dTDP-glucose 4,6-dehydratase, protein MSKILLVTGGAGFIGANFIHYWMKKYPNDRIIALDALTYAGNYANLEPVAKNDNFSFVHCNILEQEKVEQILREEKVDTLVHFAAESHVDRSILGPDAFLETNIMGTHSLLKAAKKVWLDEGLLPENHRFHHVSTDEVYGTLEPEDPPFREDTPYAPNSPYSASKAASDHLVRSYHHTYGLQVSTSNCSNNYGPYHFPEKLIPLVITNILFDKPLPIYGDGQQIRDWLYVEDHARGIDLVIHKGEVGDTYNIGGINEWANIDIVKLICALMDEQFKDNSELKDRFPEAKSAHAQASESLITYVKDRPGHDRRYAIDPNKANSVLNYQPQESFETGIRLTIEWYLANQQWWASVMDGSYKEWVDKQYN, encoded by the coding sequence ATGAGCAAGATCTTACTTGTTACAGGGGGAGCCGGTTTTATTGGCGCCAATTTTATTCATTACTGGATGAAAAAGTATCCAAACGATCGAATTATTGCTCTCGATGCTCTAACCTATGCTGGTAATTACGCAAACCTAGAACCAGTTGCAAAAAACGATAATTTTAGCTTTGTTCATTGCAATATTTTGGAGCAGGAGAAAGTTGAGCAGATATTACGTGAAGAAAAAGTCGATACTCTTGTTCACTTTGCTGCAGAATCTCATGTAGATCGCTCAATTTTAGGCCCAGATGCTTTTCTCGAAACTAATATTATGGGCACGCATAGCTTACTTAAAGCTGCTAAAAAAGTTTGGCTGGATGAAGGCTTACTGCCTGAAAACCATCGTTTCCATCATGTTTCAACGGATGAGGTATATGGTACCCTTGAGCCTGAAGATCCACCCTTCAGAGAGGATACACCCTATGCTCCTAACTCTCCTTATTCTGCAAGTAAGGCGGCTTCTGATCATTTAGTACGCTCCTACCATCATACTTATGGATTACAAGTGAGCACTTCTAACTGTTCAAACAACTATGGTCCATATCACTTTCCTGAAAAGCTTATTCCACTTGTTATTACCAATATCTTGTTTGATAAGCCTTTGCCTATTTATGGCGACGGCCAACAAATTCGCGATTGGTTATATGTCGAAGATCATGCGCGAGGTATTGATCTTGTTATACATAAAGGTGAGGTAGGCGATACTTATAATATTGGTGGCATTAATGAATGGGCTAATATTGATATTGTAAAACTAATATGTGCACTTATGGACGAGCAGTTTAAGGATAATAGTGAATTAAAAGACAGATTTCCTGAGGCCAAATCTGCTCATGCGCAAGCATCCGAATCACTGATTACTTACGTTAAGGATCGACCAGGACACGATCGGCGTTATGCGATAGATCCAAATAAGGCCAATAGTGTATTAAACTATCAACCACAGGAATCGTTTGAAACGGGCATCCGTTTAACTATTGAATGGTATCTTGCAAATCAACAGTGGTGGGCTTCCGTTATGGATGGCTCGTATAAAGAGTGGGTTGATAAGCAGTACAATTGA
- the rfbC gene encoding dTDP-4-dehydrorhamnose 3,5-epimerase codes for MQYIDTNIADVKILEPQVFGDERGFFMETFRVSEFNKHCGERVFVQENHSKSTQGILRGLHYQIQNTQGKLVRVVSGTVFDVAVDLRKSSPSFGQWVGVELSAENKRSLWVPEGFAHGFYVMSEAAEFVYKCTDYYAPEHERCLLWNDPTLAIDWPLVNSEPPQLSAKDQNGVTWDKVEFFK; via the coding sequence ATGCAGTATATCGATACAAACATTGCGGATGTAAAGATACTAGAGCCCCAGGTATTTGGGGATGAGCGGGGTTTCTTTATGGAAACTTTTCGTGTCAGCGAATTTAACAAGCACTGTGGCGAACGAGTCTTTGTGCAGGAAAATCATAGTAAATCTACGCAAGGTATTTTGCGTGGCTTACACTATCAGATACAAAATACCCAGGGTAAGTTAGTTCGGGTTGTGAGTGGAACAGTATTCGATGTAGCGGTAGATTTACGAAAATCATCCCCGAGTTTTGGTCAATGGGTTGGAGTAGAATTATCTGCTGAAAATAAACGTTCACTCTGGGTGCCAGAAGGCTTTGCTCATGGTTTCTATGTAATGAGTGAGGCTGCCGAATTTGTTTACAAGTGCACGGATTATTATGCGCCCGAGCATGAAAGGTGCTTACTGTGGAATGACCCTACACTGGCGATCGATTGGCCTTTGGTTAATAGTGAACCGCCACAATTGTCAGCTAAAGATCAGAATGGTGTCACTTGGGACAAAGTGGAGTTTTTTAAATAA
- a CDS encoding Gfo/Idh/MocA family oxidoreductase, translating to MSESILRAGILGAGYISDFHLKAIGKQKNAELVAICDMNEQAANKLAAQSPGAKVYTDLSQMLDQANLDVVHILTQPDSHFVLAKMVLEAGCHTILEKPVTVNAEEAEKLAELAREKDLSIAINHNFVFSRPFNQLKNILDSGELGPIKSIRVVWKKALAQMNFGPWNLWMLRDPGNILFETGSHSLSELLAVVDNAEIKSVDAQLPKALPSGSIFYRRWNITASSGPISIQIDTAFDQGYEQHFVEVEGMFGVAKADMENDVFTIDQPTGRAYDLERFCVNFKAGYSRVKQAFRTYGSYAASKFLSSATGAPYETSMLNGIANCYDQLVNNTKRKESSIEYAIAVAKTAHAIQDLMPQTPALSPEQLPQIPDTVKEPTVDAKILIVGASGFIGKRLLLELQNQGKSVRALVRNASSLVGIELSDNSEVMVGDFRNDSVIEKALHGIEVVFHLAVAHSNSLEGYLNADSEPTLKFARLCQSKNIKRFVYTGTIDSLNLAQPGDIREIDGVDSQIDRRNNYAHSKAITESKLNRMHREEEFPLVIVRPAIVLGAGGPVNHVGVANWFGLGRCTYWGNGTNYIPAVLVEDIVSGLIATTEAEGIEGKTYNLSAKSCISARDYVAEVEKVLGSKIITSSSNAVSHYIGDMFKWLIKVLARHPDAARIPSVQDWKCREQQASFDTSRAEQDLNWQPTNDRETIIEKGVREPTRLFLQG from the coding sequence ATGAGTGAATCAATATTGAGAGCCGGAATTCTCGGTGCAGGTTACATTTCAGATTTCCATCTAAAAGCGATTGGCAAACAGAAGAATGCTGAACTTGTCGCCATATGTGATATGAACGAGCAAGCAGCAAATAAGCTTGCAGCGCAATCTCCTGGTGCAAAAGTCTATACTGATTTATCGCAAATGCTCGATCAAGCAAACCTGGACGTTGTACATATACTCACACAACCGGACAGTCACTTTGTTCTGGCAAAGATGGTGTTAGAGGCGGGCTGCCACACTATTTTAGAGAAACCCGTTACAGTAAATGCTGAAGAAGCAGAAAAGTTAGCAGAACTAGCAAGAGAAAAAGATCTATCTATCGCGATCAATCATAATTTTGTCTTTTCTAGACCATTTAATCAGCTGAAAAACATTCTTGATAGTGGCGAACTTGGTCCTATCAAATCCATTCGTGTTGTCTGGAAAAAAGCGTTGGCTCAAATGAACTTTGGCCCGTGGAATTTATGGATGTTACGTGATCCTGGCAATATATTATTTGAGACAGGCTCCCATTCGTTATCTGAGCTATTAGCCGTTGTTGATAATGCCGAGATAAAAAGTGTCGATGCTCAATTACCTAAAGCCTTGCCATCAGGTTCAATTTTTTATCGCCGTTGGAATATCACAGCATCTTCCGGCCCAATATCTATACAAATAGATACCGCCTTTGATCAAGGTTACGAGCAGCATTTTGTCGAAGTTGAAGGCATGTTTGGTGTTGCTAAGGCCGATATGGAGAATGATGTATTCACTATCGATCAGCCGACTGGCCGCGCCTATGATTTGGAGCGTTTTTGCGTTAACTTTAAAGCAGGATATTCACGTGTAAAACAGGCCTTTAGGACCTATGGCAGTTATGCAGCTTCTAAATTCCTAAGTAGCGCCACTGGTGCCCCTTATGAAACAAGTATGCTAAATGGTATAGCCAACTGCTACGATCAACTCGTCAATAATACCAAACGCAAAGAATCTAGCATCGAATACGCAATTGCAGTTGCTAAAACGGCACATGCAATTCAAGATTTGATGCCACAGACTCCAGCCTTAAGCCCTGAGCAACTGCCACAGATTCCAGACACAGTTAAAGAACCGACAGTCGATGCAAAAATACTTATTGTCGGTGCCTCAGGCTTTATTGGTAAACGTTTGCTGCTAGAGCTACAAAATCAGGGCAAAAGTGTCCGCGCGCTAGTAAGAAATGCCTCATCATTAGTGGGGATCGAGCTCAGCGATAATAGTGAAGTGATGGTGGGCGACTTCCGCAATGACAGCGTTATTGAAAAAGCATTGCATGGCATTGAAGTAGTATTTCACTTAGCTGTTGCGCATTCAAATAGCCTTGAAGGCTATTTGAATGCGGACTCCGAGCCAACACTAAAGTTTGCGCGTCTATGCCAATCAAAAAATATTAAGCGCTTTGTATATACCGGTACTATTGATTCGTTAAACCTCGCTCAGCCTGGCGACATAAGAGAGATAGATGGTGTCGATAGTCAAATTGATCGTCGCAATAATTATGCACACAGCAAAGCGATAACAGAATCCAAACTCAATAGAATGCATAGGGAAGAGGAATTTCCATTGGTGATTGTAAGACCTGCCATTGTTCTTGGCGCTGGCGGGCCTGTTAACCATGTTGGGGTTGCCAACTGGTTTGGCTTGGGACGTTGCACTTATTGGGGTAATGGTACAAATTACATTCCCGCTGTGTTAGTTGAAGATATTGTTAGTGGCCTGATCGCCACAACTGAAGCGGAAGGCATCGAAGGTAAAACATACAATCTATCTGCCAAATCATGTATAAGCGCACGCGATTACGTGGCTGAAGTAGAGAAAGTTCTAGGTAGTAAAATTATTACGTCATCTTCAAATGCGGTGAGCCACTATATTGGTGATATGTTCAAGTGGTTGATCAAAGTACTGGCTCGTCATCCCGATGCGGCACGTATACCGTCAGTTCAAGACTGGAAATGCCGGGAGCAGCAGGCATCTTTTGATACCTCTAGAGCAGAACAAGACCTTAATTGGCAACCGACCAACGACCGTGAAACTATCATAGAAAAGGGCGTGCGCGAACCAACTCGCTTATTTCTACAAGGTTGA
- a CDS encoding NAD-dependent epimerase/dehydratase family protein, giving the protein MKIAVTGANGFIGRKVVENGIAAGHHILAVVRKNTPSEWHKIDKLQVLHCDLLDATSLASSLSGCDALIDLAAVMHGNDQHSQTLKITRNVISCMEQAGVKKLVGLSSISILDYTKQQAMAIIDEDVSINQVNEQLGPYALMKRDQEDLYKAWKAEDSKTVIVRPGIVYDDQQLSNAHVGFIKSKRGIAAIHEGFVPIVHVNTVAKALITSAEYEVSNEVIHLVDDDLPNQKQYIDLLKRKGVVSNTIPLPWKVFSNLMALIRLPLKLINKIPDSFRLNSIAARQKPFQFSNDKAKQLLNWQPKKSLTN; this is encoded by the coding sequence ATGAAAATTGCAGTGACCGGCGCAAATGGTTTTATCGGACGCAAAGTGGTAGAAAATGGAATTGCCGCTGGCCACCATATACTTGCTGTCGTCCGTAAAAACACGCCCAGTGAATGGCACAAAATAGATAAACTACAAGTCCTTCATTGTGATTTACTTGATGCAACGAGCCTAGCCAGTTCCTTAAGTGGGTGTGACGCCCTGATAGATCTTGCTGCTGTAATGCATGGCAATGACCAGCATAGTCAAACGTTGAAAATTACCCGCAATGTGATTTCTTGCATGGAGCAAGCTGGTGTCAAAAAGCTTGTAGGCTTAAGTAGTATTTCAATACTCGACTATACCAAACAACAGGCGATGGCAATTATCGACGAAGACGTATCGATTAACCAAGTTAACGAGCAACTTGGCCCTTACGCTTTAATGAAGCGTGATCAAGAAGATTTGTATAAAGCGTGGAAAGCGGAAGACTCTAAAACTGTCATAGTTAGGCCAGGCATTGTTTATGATGATCAGCAGCTATCCAACGCACATGTTGGGTTTATAAAAAGCAAACGGGGTATTGCGGCTATACATGAAGGTTTCGTGCCTATTGTACATGTCAATACAGTAGCAAAAGCACTAATTACATCAGCAGAATATGAAGTTAGCAATGAAGTTATTCATCTGGTTGATGATGATTTACCAAATCAAAAACAGTATATTGACTTATTAAAAAGAAAAGGTGTGGTTAGTAATACAATACCATTACCTTGGAAAGTATTTTCCAACCTTATGGCACTTATTCGTTTGCCACTTAAGCTCATCAATAAAATACCTGATAGCTTTCGTTTAAACAGTATTGCCGCTCGCCAAAAGCCATTTCAATTTAGCAATGATAAGGCGAAACAATTACTTAATTGGCAACCTAAAAAATCGCTAACTAATTAA
- the rfbD gene encoding dTDP-4-dehydrorhamnose reductase, with product MTKVVVTGAGQLAWELQRTVPSGIEFISLPRCELDITQGEKVKKCIEEIQPAAVINAAAYTAVDKAESEKEQAFAVNRYGPENLAKVCQGVGAYFLHISTDFVFDGQSSKPYTPEENKKPLGIYGESKAAGEDALAKSMVSNWAIIRTAWVYSSHGNNFVKTMLRLMNDKPQLGVVGDQIGTPTWAKGLAKVCWAAVENKIEGVYHWTDAGVASWYDFAVAIQRLGLEKGKLTSPIPVSSIATEDYPTPAARPAYSVLDKNKILKALPEISIEHWQDQLADMIGELTSD from the coding sequence ATGACTAAAGTTGTTGTTACTGGTGCTGGCCAACTGGCCTGGGAATTACAGCGCACAGTGCCGTCGGGTATTGAGTTTATTAGCTTGCCGCGGTGTGAGCTTGATATTACGCAAGGCGAGAAGGTAAAAAAGTGCATTGAAGAAATTCAACCAGCAGCAGTGATAAATGCGGCTGCATATACGGCAGTAGATAAAGCAGAGAGTGAAAAGGAACAAGCGTTTGCTGTTAATCGTTACGGCCCTGAAAATCTCGCTAAAGTATGCCAGGGCGTTGGTGCATACTTTTTGCATATTTCAACAGACTTCGTTTTTGATGGCCAGTCTAGCAAACCATATACTCCAGAAGAGAACAAAAAACCCCTTGGAATATATGGTGAAAGCAAAGCCGCTGGTGAAGATGCTTTAGCAAAGAGTATGGTGAGTAACTGGGCGATAATTCGAACTGCTTGGGTTTACTCCAGTCACGGCAACAACTTTGTAAAAACAATGTTGCGCTTAATGAATGATAAGCCTCAATTAGGTGTTGTTGGAGATCAAATTGGCACACCTACTTGGGCGAAAGGTTTAGCCAAAGTATGTTGGGCGGCAGTAGAAAACAAAATTGAAGGTGTGTATCACTGGACGGATGCCGGTGTTGCTAGCTGGTATGATTTTGCTGTTGCAATCCAGCGCTTAGGTCTTGAAAAGGGTAAGCTTACGTCACCAATTCCGGTAAGCAGTATTGCCACAGAGGATTATCCAACACCTGCTGCCCGACCTGCATACAGCGTATTGGATAAGAATAAAATATTGAAAGCTCTTCCTGAAATTAGCATTGAGCATTGGCAAGATCAGCTGGCGGATATGATAGGCGAATTGACTAGCGATTAG
- a CDS encoding XrtA/PEP-CTERM system exopolysaccharide export protein, which translates to MTKCLLGLIAIFVLSGCSSSSLILERPDLSTVDTLGEYRIGVGDELRINVWKNAELSMSVPVRPDGKISLPLIGDIEARGLSANELSRNITKSLETYLRSPQVGVIVTNAGSVDYLLRVRVTGAVDSPLSLPHKDGMTVLDLVLEAGGPTQYASSNRAKLYRKVDGQVKIYPIKLHDILNKGKLDTNYLLAPSDIVTVPERLF; encoded by the coding sequence ATGACTAAATGTTTATTGGGACTAATAGCTATTTTTGTTTTGAGCGGGTGTAGTAGTTCTAGCTTAATTCTAGAAAGGCCTGACTTATCAACCGTTGATACTCTCGGTGAGTATCGAATTGGTGTTGGCGATGAGCTACGTATCAATGTCTGGAAAAATGCTGAACTTTCAATGAGCGTGCCTGTTCGTCCTGATGGTAAAATATCACTGCCTTTAATCGGTGATATAGAAGCTCGCGGTTTATCTGCTAACGAGCTATCAAGGAATATTACTAAAAGCTTGGAAACATACTTGCGTAGTCCACAAGTGGGTGTGATTGTTACTAATGCGGGCAGCGTTGACTATCTACTTAGAGTAAGAGTGACGGGTGCTGTGGATAGTCCGTTATCTTTGCCTCACAAAGATGGAATGACAGTATTGGATTTAGTGCTGGAGGCCGGCGGTCCAACGCAGTATGCATCGAGTAATAGAGCCAAGCTCTATCGCAAGGTTGATGGCCAGGTAAAAATTTACCCCATCAAATTGCACGATATTCTCAATAAGGGGAAACTGGATACCAATTATCTTCTTGCTCCCTCAGATATTGTTACCGTTCCGGAAAGACTTTTCTAG